Proteins from a single region of Pyrus communis chromosome 6, drPyrComm1.1, whole genome shotgun sequence:
- the LOC137737765 gene encoding mannose-6-phosphate isomerase 1-like, producing MEPPWDKSMKKKRKRSRRPVRLRCSVKNYDWGIVGRNSKVARLFALNSGSDIDPGKPYAEFWIGTHESGPSYADSGSEPLSLKAWISQDPGVLGDKVVEKWGADLPFLFKVLSVGKALSIQAHPDKELARVLHKLHPSVFRDDNHKPEMALALTEFEALCGFISVKELKDMLNSVPEIAELVVVGDAERILLGSEHHENGKAKTDIESIFTRLMLLSKDTIAEMISRLKRRLYLEKKKRHLTVKEQLVLRLESQYPDDVGAIAAFFLNYVKLNRGEAISLGPNEPHAYISGECIECMATSDNVVRAGLTSKPLDVQTLLSMLEYRQGSPEIMRGVSLNPYTTRYLPPFEEFEVDCCNLPHSASVVFPSVLGPSLFLFTAGKGHFDASLSEDDIVTGDDIVEEGEVFFVPANTKISITAKSAELQLYRVGVNSRIFRDL from the exons ATGGAGCCGCCGTGGGACAAGAGCATGAAGAAGAAGCGGAAGCGGAGCCGCCGCCCCGTCAGGCTGAGATGCTCCGTCAAGAATTACGATTGGGGCATTGTCGGCCGCAATTCCAAGGTCGCCAGGCTTTTCGCGCTCAATTCCGGGTCTGACATCGACCCGGGCAAGCCGTACGCGGAGTTCTGGATTGGGACTCATGAATCTGGGCCGTCGTATGCGGATTCCGGGTCGGAGCCCTTGAGTCTCAAGGCCTGGATCTCGCAGGATCCTGGTGTGCTTGGAGACAAGGTGGTTGAAAAATGGGGTGCTGATCTTCCGTTTTTGTTTAAG GTGCTTTCGGTTGGGAAGGCGTTGTCGATACAGGCTCATCCGGATAAAGAACTGGCTAGGGTGTTGCACAAGTTACACCCAAGTGTTTTCCGAGATGACAATCACAAGCCTGAAATGGCATTGGCATTGACGGAATTCGAGGCTCTTTGTGGGTTTATCAGTGTCAAG GAGCTTAAGGACATGCTTAATAGTGTTCCCGAGATTGCAGAATTGGTTGTGGTTGGAGATGCAGAGCGGATTCTGCTTGGTAGTGAGCACCATGAGAATGGGAAAGCCAAAACGGATATAGAGTCCATCTTCACTCGACTTATGTTACTAAGTAAAGATACAATTGCTGAGATGATTTCTAGACTGAAAAGACGCCTTTATCTAGAGAAAAAG AAAAGGCATTTGACGGTTAAAGAACAACTGGTACTCAGATTGGAGAGTCAATATCCAGATGATGTGGGTGCAATAGCAGCGTTTTTTCTTAACTATGTGAAGCTGAACCGCGGTGAAGCAATAAGTCTTGGGCCAAATGAACCTCATGCATATATTTCTGGTGAATGCATTGAGTGTATGGCAACTTCTGACAATGTTGTTCGTGCTGGCCTTACCTCAAAACCATTGGATGTCCAAACACTTCTTTCTATGCTCGAATACAGACAG GGTTCTCCTGAAATTATGCGAGGCGTTTCTTTGAATCCATACACAACAAGGTATCTCCCACCTTTTGAAGAATTTGAAGTTGACTGCTGTAACCTTCCTCACTCTGCATCGGTGGTTTTTCCTTCAGTCCTAGGACCATCCCTCTTCCTGTTTACTGCCGGGAAAGGACATTTTGATGCAAgtctgtctgaggatgatataGTGACCGGTGATGATATAGTTGAAGAGGGTGAGGTTTTCTTTGTGCCTGCCAACACGAAGATTAGCATTACCGCCAAATCAGCAGAACTACAATTGTATAGGGTGGGAGTGAACAGCAGAATATTTAGGGATTTGTAG
- the LOC137738293 gene encoding uncharacterized protein, whose product MAIEVCSEIWSPGFSPRISFSHDLDKTNHAPKQGQRLDPSLLDSTADFDFCVVNNLKLELSSADELFSNGKILPVQIKRNLAAAKETHQPEEKTVTRQADDERAAPPTLAHRATPIKAERLKTDEKKKRLKEFLDANADADETDKPPTAKPFWQFRRSSSLNCDAARGKSLIRPLQFLSRSNSTGSAPKPNQKQALPPKETTTTTTTATHQKQQQHLQKQTSVSSRRSSSASSSSTYYPYNNMNQKPALRKSESHGNGVRISPVLNLPPPYISKVTVNFFGFGSLFCNGKFRKKKK is encoded by the coding sequence ATGGCCATTGAGGTCTGCTCGGAGATTTGGAGCCCCGGATTCAGTCCAAGAATTTCATTCTCCCATGATCTGGACAAGACGAATCATGCTCCGAAACAAGGGCAACGGTTAGACCCCTCTCTCTTGGATTCCACTGCCGATTTCGACTTCTGCGTTGTAAACAATCTCAAGCTGGAGTTGTCTTCGGCGGACGAGCTTTTCTCCAATGGGAAGATTCTCCCTGTCCAAATCAAGAGAAATCTCGCCGCCGCCAAAGAAACTCACCAGCCTGAAGAGAAAACAGTTACTCGTCAGGCTGATGATGAGAGGGCAGCTCCTCCCACCCTTGCTCATCGCGCAACACCTATAAAAGCAGAGAGGCTAAAGACagatgagaagaagaagaggttgAAAGAATTTTTAGACGCCAATGCCGATGCAGATGAAACCGACAAGCCTCCAACAGCAAAGCCATTCTGGCAGTTCCGGCGGAGCAGCAGTCTCAACTGCGACGCTGCTCGCGGCAAGAGCCTAATCCGGCCGCTTCAGTTTCTTTCGAGAAGCAACTCAACGGGGTCGGctccaaaaccaaatcaaaagcAAGCATTGCCTCCAAaggaaacaacaacaacaacaacaacagcaactcatcagaagcagcagcagcatttGCAGAAACAGACATCGGTTTCGAGCAGAAGATCATCGTCTGCGTCGAGTTCGAGTACATATTATCCTTACAACAACATGAATCAGAAGCCGGCGTTGAGAAAGAGTGaatctcacggcaatggagtcAGAATCAGCCCTGTTCTGAATCTCCCACCGCCTTACATTTCCAAAGTTACTGTGAATTTTTTCGGGTTCGGTTCTCTCTTCTGTAACGGTAAAtttagaaagaagaagaaatga
- the LOC137737944 gene encoding uncharacterized protein gives MVYIGGSEEEERVAAKSMAMGSERTKALHNFNLPWDLKWGNQKHLRCQKESSDAGGSGGEGSGANRRSSAQRMESSPAVMTRRRDLEFQKRKFRAPRPRIENDDAEEGIAAFRQKLMFDLKTAADKMKDAILREKEVAVAGAAADTDVAAAEEDVEMAEVGESEPPVAPEPEPLEARPWNLRTRRAACKAPMVGGGGGAKVVRIEEKKANYSPLRSEGNNGVKSPRLVRGASVSGPEKNKEEEKPKFSLTLTKKEIEEDFMKMLGHRPPRRPKRRPRNAQKQLDGLFPGAWLTEVSAETYKVPEFPENTKR, from the exons ATGGTGTATATAGGCGGgtcggaggaggaagagagagtggCGGCGAAGTCCATGGCGATGGGTTCCGAGAGGACGAAGGCTCTGCACAATTTCAACTTGCCGTGGGATTTGAAGTGGGGGAACCAGAAGCACCTGCGGTGCCAGAAGGAGAGCTCCGACGCCGGCGGGAGTGGCGGGGAAGGGTCGGGGGCTAATCGGCGATCGTCAGCTCAGAGGATGGAGAGCTCGCCGGCGGTGATGACTCGGCGGAGGGATTTGGAGTTCCAGAAGCGGAAGTTTCGGGCCCCGAGGCCGAGGATCGAAAACGACGACGCGGAGGAAGGGATCGCTGCGTTTAGGCAGAAGCTCATGTTTGATCTCAAGACGGCGGCGGATAAGATGAAAGACGCGATTTTGAGGGAGAAGGAGGTGGCAGTGGCGGGGGCGGCTGCTGATACTGACGTGGCGGCGGCAGAGGAGGATGTTGAGATGGCGGAGGTTGGCGAATCGGAACCTCCGGTTGCGCCGGAGCCGGAGCCGCTGGAGGCGAGGCCGTGGAATCTGAGGACGAGGAGGGCGGCGTGCAAGGCTCCAATGgtcggcggcggcggcggtgcTAAGGTGGTGAGAATCGAGGAAAAGAAGGCGAATTACTCGCCGTTGAGGAGTGAGGGTAACAATGGCGTGAAGTCGCCGAGGCTGGTGAGAGGCGCTTCGGTTTCGGGTCCAGAGAAGaataaggaggaggagaagcccAAATTCTCGTTGACGCTCACCAAGAAGGAGATCGAGGAAGATTTCATGAAGATGCTCGGCCACCGCCCTCCCCGACGCCCAAAGAGGCGGCCAAGAAATGCTCAGAAGCAATTGGAT GGTTTGTTTCCCGGTGCGTGGTTGACGGAGGTCTCGGCGGAGACGTACAAGGTTCCTGAGTTCCCTGAAAATACAAAG AGGTAG
- the LOC137736364 gene encoding uncharacterized protein produces the protein MSKRRLPIFQNLSKLLKVFIFVARVRKLSFENSFIRKLQYSKKMKLLKNYDYGFVREHQFSLSNTPLIRNESLRVRDVHSMFFLCKCWGNSLRVEGEDGDFTLEALPTTGNDDNAVALYEPLDWEDHEEEASIDLRAQMFIERFYEEMRMQRQESF, from the coding sequence ATGTCGAAAAGACGACTACCCATTTTTCAGAATCTCTCCAAGCTTCTGAAAGTCTTTATCTTCGTTGCCAGAGTGAGAAAACTATCATTTGAAAACTCATTTATTAGGAAGTTGCAATattcaaagaagatgaagcttctGAAGAATTACGACTATGGGTTTGTAAGAGAACACCAGTTCTCTCTCTCCAACACTCCCCTCATTCGTAACGAAAGCCTTCGAGTTCGAGACGTGCATTCGATGTTCTTTCTCTGCAAATGTTGGGGCAACAGCTTGAGAGTTGAAGGAGAAGATGGAGATTTCACGTTGGAAGCTCTGCCGACCACCGGAAATGATGACAATGCAGTGGCTTTATATGAGCCGTTGGATTGGGAAGACCACGAAGAAGAAGCTTCCATTGATTTGCGGGCGCAGATGTTTATTGAGAGGTTctatgaagaaatgagaatgCAGAGGCAGGAGTCGTTTTAA